In Dendropsophus ebraccatus isolate aDenEbr1 chromosome 14, aDenEbr1.pat, whole genome shotgun sequence, the following proteins share a genomic window:
- the CHRNA4 gene encoding neuronal acetylcholine receptor subunit alpha-4 isoform X2: MPPAIYKSSCSIDVTFFPFDQQNCTMKFGSWTYDRAKIDLISMHNHVDQLDYWESGEWVIVNAVGNYNIKKYECCTEIYSDITYSFIIRRLPLFYTINLIIPCLLISCLTVLVFYLPSECGEKITLCISVLLSLTVFLLLITEIIPSTSLVIPLIGEYLLFTMIFVTLSIIITVFVLNVHHRSPRTHTMPAWVRRIFLDVVPRVLFMKRPAKDNCKKLIESLHAGRLSPPPRLWNETEIEPTFQSSSSASPTSQRASPTSSCCHQLEQTANTQVICKSPSGQYSMLCEESTLASCPSPQNKTHLLGEPQTNLMPKVRSVSVQQMYTPKETNEGTIRCRSRSIQYCYLHEDSSQTNGQSSNSPLSHHVHEGQQGSQNSQCKCKPKTPEKPSGASQVTKTISAKEQHVLLMSPSLKLAIEGVHYIADHLRAEDADFSVKQDWKYVAMVIDRIFLWMFIIVCLLGTVGLFLPPWLAGMI, encoded by the exons ATGCCTCCTGCCATTTACAAGAGCTCCTGCAGCATCGATGTCACTTTCTTCCCCTTTGACCAGCAGAATTGCACCATGAAGTTTGGCTCGTGGACTTACGATAGAGCAAAGATTGACCTTATCAGTATGCACAACCATGTCGACCAGCTTGACTACTGGGAAAGCGGCGAATGGGTTATCGTCAATGCTGTCGGCAATTACAACATCAAAAAGTACGAGTGCTGCACAGAAATCTACTCGGACATTACATATTCCTTTATCATCCGCCGGCTCCCTCTGTTCTACACCATTAACCTCATCATCCCATGCCTTCTCATCTCCTGCCTGACTGTGCTGGTCTTCTACTTGCCCTCAGAGTGTGGGGAGAAGATCACCTTGTGTATTTCTGTGCTGCTTTCTTTGAccgtcttcctcctcctcattacaGAGATCATCCCATCCACTTCTCTGGTCATCCCTTTGATCGGAGAATACCTACTGTTCACTATGATCTTTGTTACGCTTTCTATTATAATCACAGTGTTTGTGTTGAATGTGCACCACCGCTCTCCTCGCACACACACCATGCCAGCTTGGGTACGTCGAATATTCTTAGATGTGGTGCCTCGGGTACTATTTATGAAGAGACCAGCAAAAGATAACTGCAAGAAGCTGATAGAGTCCTTACATGCTGGAAGACTTAGTCCTCCACCTAGGTTGTGGAATGAGACAGAGATTGAACCAACCTTCCAGAGCTCATCGTCAGCCAGTCCCACCAGTCAGAGGGCTTCACCTACATCTTCGTGCTGCCACCAGTTGGAACAGACTGCAAATACCCAAGTGATCTGCAAGTCTCCATCAGGGCAATACTCAATGTTGTGTGAAGAGTCAACCTTGGCTAGCTGTCCTTCTCCTCAAAACAAGACCCATCTTCTCGGAGAGCCTCAAACTAACCTGATGCCAAAAGTGCGTTCTGTAAGTGTCCAACAGATGTACACCCCCAAAGAAACCAATGAGGGGACAATTCGTTGCCGCTCAAGGAGCATACAGTACTGCTACCTTCATGAGGATTCCTCTCAGACCAATGGTCAGTCCAGCAACTCACCATTGTCTCACCATGTTCATGAAGGACAGCAAGGGAGTCAAAATTCCCAATGTAAATGCAAGCCCAAAACCCCAGAGAAACCAAGTGGTGCCAGCCAAGTGACCAAAACAATTAGCGCCAAAGAGCAGCATGTACTCCTAATGTCCCCATCTCTCAAGCTGGCCATAGAGGGTGTCCACTACATCGCAGATCACCTGAGAGCAGAGGATGCAGACTTCTCT GTAAAACAGGATTGGAAGTATGTTGCTATGGTGATTGACCGGATCTTCCTATGGATGTTCATCATCGTTTGCCTATTGGGAACTGTTGGACTATTCCTTCCACCTTGGTTAGCCGGAATGATATAA